The Nitratidesulfovibrio sp. genome includes a region encoding these proteins:
- the mtnA gene encoding S-methyl-5-thioribose-1-phosphate isomerase, giving the protein MEHHIRYDAAQRALILLDQRLLPTRQEDFVCRTTEDIVTALQVMVVRGAPAIGVTAAWGCVLAAYEAAEAGDHWHPVLDGLLERIAKARPTAVNLRWAVDRMRKVWKTAGHAPFATLISLWESEARRIHRDDIEINRAMGRHGAALIDEGDTVMTHCNAGALATAGYGTALGVIRGAVDAGKKISVIANETRPFLQGARLTAYELHEDHIPVTVACDNACGHLMRKGMVQKVVVGADRIAANGDAANKIGTYSVALLAREHGVPFYVAAPLSTIDRNTPDGDHIPIEDRTPREVTHVGDTQITPDGVPVYNFAFDVTPAALIAGIVTEVGVLRAPYEESIAEAFRKAGLE; this is encoded by the coding sequence ATGGAACACCATATCCGCTACGACGCCGCCCAGCGTGCCCTGATCCTGCTCGACCAGCGGTTGCTGCCCACCCGGCAGGAAGATTTCGTGTGCCGGACCACGGAAGACATCGTCACCGCGTTGCAGGTCATGGTGGTGCGCGGCGCCCCGGCCATCGGCGTCACCGCCGCGTGGGGCTGCGTGCTGGCCGCGTACGAGGCCGCCGAGGCGGGCGACCACTGGCACCCGGTGCTGGACGGCCTGCTGGAGCGCATCGCCAAGGCGCGGCCCACCGCCGTGAACCTGCGCTGGGCCGTGGACCGCATGCGCAAGGTATGGAAGACCGCCGGGCACGCGCCCTTCGCCACGCTGATCTCACTGTGGGAATCGGAGGCGCGGCGCATCCATCGCGACGACATCGAGATCAACCGCGCCATGGGCCGCCACGGCGCCGCGCTGATCGACGAGGGCGACACGGTGATGACCCACTGCAACGCGGGCGCGCTGGCCACCGCCGGGTACGGCACGGCGCTGGGGGTCATCCGGGGCGCGGTGGACGCCGGCAAGAAGATTTCGGTCATCGCCAATGAAACGCGGCCCTTCCTGCAAGGCGCGCGGCTGACCGCCTATGAACTGCACGAGGACCACATCCCCGTCACCGTGGCCTGCGACAACGCCTGCGGCCACCTGATGCGCAAGGGCATGGTGCAGAAGGTGGTGGTGGGGGCTGACCGCATTGCCGCCAACGGCGACGCCGCCAACAAGATCGGCACCTATTCCGTGGCCCTGCTGGCCCGCGAGCACGGCGTGCCGTTCTATGTGGCCGCGCCGCTGTCCACCATCGACAGGAACACCCCCGACGGCGATCACATTCCCATAGAAGACCGCACCCCGCGCGAGGTGACCCACGTGGGCGACACCCAGATCACCCCCGACGGGGTGCCGGTGTACAACTTTGCCTTCGACGTGACCCCCGCCGCGCTCATCGCGGGCATCGTCACCGAGGTGGGTGTGCTACGCGCCCCGTATGAGGAAAGCATCGCGGAGGCGTTCCGCAAGGCGGGGCTGGAGTAG